One genomic region from bacterium encodes:
- a CDS encoding PilZ domain-containing protein has translation MNGQPQEKRLHPRKACHAKVVFEDEFGDGIFYVRAKDLSLGGLFLESDIPVRVGTMLFLSFALPGKKRPVRVTGEVVRAAGQGVGIRFVGLPEKARAAIERFLG, from the coding sequence ATGAACGGACAGCCCCAGGAAAAGAGGCTGCACCCGCGCAAGGCCTGTCACGCCAAGGTCGTGTTTGAAGACGAGTTCGGCGACGGTATCTTCTATGTCCGCGCCAAGGACTTGAGCCTGGGAGGGCTCTTCCTCGAGTCCGACATCCCGGTCCGCGTCGGCACGATGCTTTTTCTCTCCTTCGCGTTGCCGGGAAAGAAGCGTCCTGTGAGGGTTACCGGCGAAGTGGTGCGGGCGGCCGGCCAGGGGGTGGGCATCAGGTTCGTGGGGCTTCCGGAGAAGGCGCGCGCGGCAATCGAGAGGTTTCTCGGCTAA
- a CDS encoding polyhydroxyalkanoate synthesis regulator DNA-binding domain-containing protein, with product MSQKHPKIIKRYQNRKLYDTSDSCYVTLEDIGEMIKAGEEVQILDNTTKEDMTSVTLAQIIFEEQKRKTNVLPLSTFRQIIQGGGEALRELVTNGAKEFGKVREFVDDKVIPAVNSISELPAVKDEVEALKRRMAAIEKKLADQQRRKR from the coding sequence ATGTCGCAAAAACATCCGAAGATCATAAAGCGCTACCAGAACAGGAAGCTCTACGACACCTCTGACTCCTGCTACGTCACGCTCGAGGATATCGGCGAGATGATAAAGGCCGGCGAAGAGGTCCAGATACTGGACAACACCACGAAAGAGGACATGACCTCGGTGACGCTGGCCCAGATCATCTTCGAGGAGCAAAAGCGGAAGACCAACGTTCTGCCGCTCTCCACCTTCCGCCAGATCATCCAGGGCGGCGGCGAGGCGCTGCGCGAGCTGGTCACTAACGGCGCCAAGGAATTCGGCAAGGTCCGCGAGTTTGTGGACGACAAGGTAATCCCGGCGGTCAACAGCATCAGCGAGCTGCCGGCCGTCAAGGACGAGGTCGAGGCGCTCAAGAGGCGAATGGCCGCGATCGAAAAGAAACTCGCGGATCAGCAGAGACGCAAAAGATGA
- the ybgF gene encoding tol-pal system protein YbgF, with translation MALTVLSLDAGAAKVDDRVTALEHKVSTMQNTRLANDQEVASAVARLSAIQDEFATLKGGLDANKFYISSRTDEIAKQIQSLENRLQAMEDRMAVFSTQLSKALSKLAPDVADEGEMYQKALDLAASANYLEAASTFSSFIQKYPKSNFVPNATFWIAECYYSAGDHRRSVKEFQAFVEKYDRNEKVPEAILKQGNSFYTLGMYEEARAFYDKVLASYPASASAAQAKERIKRMEKRKSEAAAAPTGGGMDSYPARTLEQQIQGQRTPPIDLAPEKTKASKPHPGDF, from the coding sequence ATGGCACTGACGGTTCTTTCCCTCGACGCAGGCGCAGCAAAGGTCGATGACAGGGTGACAGCGCTCGAGCACAAGGTCTCCACCATGCAGAACACCAGGCTCGCCAACGACCAGGAAGTCGCGTCGGCAGTCGCCAGGCTCAGCGCGATACAGGATGAGTTCGCGACCCTCAAGGGAGGCCTGGACGCGAACAAGTTCTATATCAGCTCGCGCACGGACGAGATCGCCAAGCAGATCCAGTCGCTGGAGAACAGGCTCCAGGCCATGGAAGACAGGATGGCCGTCTTCTCGACGCAGCTGTCCAAGGCGCTCTCCAAGCTCGCTCCTGACGTAGCCGACGAAGGGGAGATGTACCAGAAGGCCCTGGACCTGGCCGCTTCAGCCAATTATCTAGAGGCCGCCTCGACCTTCAGCTCCTTCATACAGAAGTACCCCAAGAGCAACTTCGTTCCCAACGCCACGTTCTGGATCGCCGAGTGTTATTACTCCGCCGGCGACCACAGGCGCTCGGTCAAGGAATTCCAGGCCTTCGTCGAGAAGTACGACCGCAACGAAAAGGTGCCGGAGGCGATACTCAAACAGGGCAACTCTTTCTACACGCTCGGCATGTACGAAGAGGCTAGGGCCTTCTACGACAAGGTGCTGGCCTCGTACCCGGCGAGCGCCTCGGCAGCTCAGGCAAAAGAGCGAATCAAGAGGATGGAGAAACGAAAGTCGGAGGCTGCTGCCGCACCGACCGGCGGCGGCATGGACTCCTACCCCGCGCGCACCCTGGAGCAGCAGATTCAAGGACAGAGAACGCCCCCTATCGACCTGGCGCCGGAGAAGACCAAGGCCTCAAAACCCCATCCGGGCGATTTTTGA
- the pal gene encoding peptidoglycan-associated lipoprotein Pal, producing MKRFTVVLVAIACAALVAGCAQNQKKPVAKKGGLQRIHFDFDRSNIKAEYEPVLKDNAQWMRAHEKTNVTIEGNCDERGSNEYNIALGDRRAKSAKKYLTNLGISDSRLSTVSYGEERPLCTQSNESCWWQNRRDEFVAK from the coding sequence ATGAAGAGATTTACCGTCGTGTTGGTCGCGATCGCATGCGCCGCATTGGTCGCAGGTTGCGCCCAGAACCAGAAGAAACCTGTTGCGAAGAAAGGCGGGCTCCAGAGGATTCACTTCGACTTCGACAGGTCGAACATAAAGGCCGAGTATGAGCCGGTCCTCAAGGACAACGCCCAGTGGATGCGCGCTCACGAGAAGACGAACGTCACCATCGAGGGCAACTGCGACGAGCGCGGATCCAACGAGTACAATATCGCTCTCGGCGATCGCCGCGCGAAGTCCGCGAAGAAATATCTGACGAACCTCGGCATCTCCGACAGCAGGCTCTCGACCGTCAGCTACGGCGAGGAACGCCCGCTCTGCACACAGAGCAACGAGAGCTGCTGGTGGCAGAACCGCCGCGACGAATTCGTTGCAAAGTAA